The Streptomyces sp. NBC_00440 genome contains a region encoding:
- a CDS encoding carbohydrate ABC transporter permease — MALNTARRSARRGRSRFTRRDLVVLGLLLGIPVLLDIAIVWGPTLASVVLSFTSWDGVGSIKWVGTQNYANLFTNYPPFWPAVRHNLLWLGFLGLVSVPFGLLLAVLIDRGVRFSRFYQSTLYMPVVLSLAVVGFIAQLVFSRDQGVLNAIIGNTKNPTDWLGDPKLNIWMILLAAAWRHTGYVMILYLAGLKAVDPSLKEAAAIDGASEAQTFFRVVFPTLRPVNVIVGVITVIESLRAFDIVYAVNHGRNGLEVLSVLVTDNIIGEASRIGFGSAIAVVLLVVSMGFVVTYLVQEIRGEKSR; from the coding sequence GTGGCGCTCAACACCGCTCGGCGCTCCGCACGACGAGGCCGCAGCCGCTTCACGCGGCGCGACCTCGTCGTTCTCGGGCTGCTGCTGGGCATACCCGTCCTGCTCGACATCGCCATCGTGTGGGGACCGACCCTCGCTTCCGTCGTGCTCTCCTTCACCAGCTGGGACGGCGTCGGATCCATCAAGTGGGTGGGTACGCAGAACTACGCGAACCTCTTCACCAACTACCCGCCCTTCTGGCCCGCGGTCCGGCACAACCTGCTGTGGCTGGGCTTTCTCGGTCTCGTCTCGGTGCCGTTCGGGCTGCTGCTCGCCGTACTGATCGACCGGGGCGTGCGCTTCAGCCGCTTCTACCAGTCGACGCTCTACATGCCGGTGGTGCTCTCGCTCGCCGTCGTCGGCTTCATCGCACAGCTGGTGTTCTCCCGCGACCAGGGTGTGCTCAACGCCATCATCGGCAACACCAAGAACCCCACCGACTGGCTCGGCGACCCGAAGCTCAACATCTGGATGATCCTGCTGGCCGCCGCCTGGCGGCACACCGGATACGTGATGATCCTCTATCTGGCCGGACTGAAGGCCGTGGACCCCTCGCTCAAGGAGGCCGCGGCCATCGACGGGGCGAGCGAGGCGCAGACCTTCTTCCGGGTCGTCTTCCCGACTCTGCGGCCGGTCAACGTGATCGTCGGTGTCATCACCGTCATCGAGTCGCTGCGCGCCTTCGACATCGTCTACGCGGTCAACCACGGCCGCAACGGCCTGGAGGTGCTCTCGGTGCTCGTCACCGACAACATCATCGGCGAGGCGAGCCGGATCGGCTTCGGCTCGGCGATCGCCGTGGTGCTGCTGGTGGTCTCCATGGGCTTCGTCGTGACGTATCTGGTGCAGGAGATCCGAGGAGAGAAATCCCGATGA
- a CDS encoding ABC transporter substrate-binding protein: protein MSRRNLLRGAAVGAGAVALPSLLTACSSGPGGDSKIIKLGSNSSDAVPKKAFADAFAAYEKQSKEGRKIKVNTVDHNSFQENINRYLQSDPDEVFMWFAGNRMQYFAKKGLLYDISDLWQDYKGFTPALKAQSTGADGKQYFTPYYYYPWAVFHRKSVFAKYGYQAPKTLDEYIALAKQMKKDKLVPIGSCDKDGWPAMGTFDYINMRSNGYDFHKSLMAGEESWTDKRVKDVFDTWRRILPYCQPGANGRTWQETGQSLQKREIGMVVLGMPHPGQQFPAAERSDIDFFPFPEINPEHGQDAVEAPIDGFLLAKKSKELKNKKSMESAKDLLRWLATPRAEDVYLAGDPNNIAVNSGADLSKYTGLQKKSAQLIAGAKQISQFMDRDTRPDFASTVMIPAIQKFLSTPNDVDGLCNDIERQKKTIFASE from the coding sequence ATGTCCCGCCGGAATCTTCTGCGTGGCGCGGCAGTCGGTGCCGGCGCTGTGGCGCTGCCTTCGCTCCTGACCGCATGCAGCAGCGGCCCCGGAGGTGACTCCAAGATCATCAAACTGGGGTCGAACTCCTCGGACGCGGTACCGAAGAAAGCTTTCGCTGACGCGTTCGCCGCATATGAGAAGCAGTCCAAGGAAGGCCGGAAGATCAAGGTCAACACCGTTGACCACAACAGCTTCCAGGAGAACATCAACCGCTATCTGCAGAGCGACCCGGACGAGGTCTTCATGTGGTTCGCGGGGAACCGTATGCAGTACTTCGCCAAGAAGGGCCTGCTGTACGACATCAGCGACCTCTGGCAGGACTACAAGGGCTTCACGCCCGCGCTCAAGGCCCAGTCGACGGGGGCGGACGGAAAGCAGTACTTCACGCCGTACTACTACTACCCGTGGGCGGTCTTCCACCGGAAGAGCGTCTTCGCCAAGTACGGCTACCAGGCCCCGAAGACGCTCGACGAGTACATCGCGCTCGCCAAGCAGATGAAGAAGGACAAGCTCGTCCCCATCGGCTCCTGCGACAAGGACGGGTGGCCCGCGATGGGCACCTTCGACTACATCAACATGCGGTCCAACGGCTACGACTTCCACAAGTCCCTGATGGCGGGCGAGGAGTCGTGGACCGACAAGCGGGTCAAGGACGTCTTCGACACCTGGCGGCGCATCCTCCCGTACTGCCAGCCGGGCGCCAACGGCCGTACCTGGCAGGAGACCGGACAGAGCCTCCAGAAGCGCGAGATCGGCATGGTCGTCCTCGGAATGCCGCACCCGGGCCAGCAGTTCCCGGCCGCCGAACGGTCCGACATCGACTTCTTCCCCTTCCCCGAGATCAACCCGGAGCACGGTCAGGACGCCGTCGAGGCGCCCATCGACGGGTTCCTGCTGGCGAAGAAGTCCAAGGAACTCAAGAACAAGAAGTCCATGGAGAGCGCCAAGGACCTGCTCAGGTGGCTGGCCACACCCAGGGCCGAGGACGTCTATCTGGCCGGCGACCCCAACAACATCGCGGTCAACAGCGGGGCCGATCTGTCGAAGTACACCGGACTGCAGAAGAAGTCCGCCCAGCTGATCGCCGGGGCGAAGCAGATCTCGCAGTTCATGGACCGTGACACCCGGCCGGACTTCGCGTCGACGGTGATGATCCCGGCCATCCAGAAGTTCCTCTCCACCCCGAACGATGTCGACGGACTGTGCAACGACATCGAGCGGCAGAAGAAGACCATCTTCGCTTCCGAGTGA
- a CDS encoding NPCBM/NEW2 domain-containing protein has translation MRHLPPSHSRPIRRRILGTLVTALLCAGGLASPAAAGSAPDTVTPKADNGLALTPPMGFNNWNSTHCRADFNEAMVEGIADIFVAKGLKAAGYQYVNLDDCWALPQRNADGKLVPDPVRFPHGIKAVADYVHSKGLKLGIYTSAGTRTCDSTGLPGALGHEVSDAQQFADWGVDYLKYDNCNNQGVDAVKRYTAMRDALAATGRPIVYSICEWGSNKPWEWAGDIGNLWRTTGDISDNWASMLSIIKQNLPLAAAAGPGHWNDPDMLEVGNGGMTDTEYRTHFSMWSVMAAPLLIGTDLRKASDETYNIVTNKEVIAVDQDPLGKQGTVLSSDDGRWVVAKEMKDGSRAVALFNESDSPQRISTTAAAAGLPKAAAYTERDLWQHRTYSTAGTLSATVPAHGTVLLRVAADRKWAMYPPAVDTGISGPLLAEAGKAMGVTTTVTDLGRLPALRVSASLTGPAGWTVKAVSGASTPAVPGGKSLRTSWQLTAPPGTPAGAYDLQLASAYRSPAGEHVTSGQPVPVHVVVAPPAGSPYLSDLPEISSTNGWGPVEKDTSNGEDRAGDGKPMTIGGTVYAKGLGVHAPSAVEYYTGGACSTVSAQVGVDDETAGKGTVTFEIWADGKKAASTGVLTNDKPAQPLSADVSGARTVRLVVTDGGDGNDSDHADWAGVRLSC, from the coding sequence ATGCGTCACCTTCCCCCCAGTCACTCCCGTCCCATACGCCGAAGAATCCTCGGAACACTGGTCACCGCACTGCTCTGCGCCGGCGGACTCGCCTCACCCGCCGCAGCCGGCAGCGCGCCGGACACCGTGACGCCGAAGGCCGACAACGGCCTGGCGCTCACACCTCCGATGGGTTTCAACAACTGGAACTCCACGCACTGCCGCGCGGACTTCAACGAGGCGATGGTCGAGGGCATCGCCGACATCTTCGTGGCCAAGGGCCTCAAGGCCGCCGGATACCAGTATGTGAACCTCGACGACTGCTGGGCGCTCCCCCAGCGGAACGCCGATGGGAAGCTGGTGCCGGATCCGGTGCGCTTCCCCCACGGCATCAAGGCAGTTGCCGACTACGTCCACTCCAAGGGGCTCAAGCTCGGTATCTACACGAGCGCCGGCACCAGGACGTGCGACAGCACCGGGCTGCCCGGAGCGCTGGGCCACGAGGTCAGCGACGCCCAGCAGTTCGCCGACTGGGGCGTCGACTACCTCAAGTACGACAACTGCAACAACCAGGGCGTGGACGCCGTGAAGCGCTACACGGCCATGCGGGACGCCCTCGCCGCCACCGGCCGCCCGATCGTCTACAGCATCTGCGAATGGGGCTCCAACAAGCCCTGGGAGTGGGCCGGAGACATCGGGAACCTCTGGCGTACGACCGGTGACATCAGCGACAACTGGGCCTCGATGCTGTCGATCATCAAGCAGAACCTGCCGCTCGCCGCGGCCGCGGGTCCCGGGCACTGGAACGACCCGGACATGCTGGAGGTCGGCAACGGCGGGATGACCGACACCGAGTACCGCACGCACTTCTCGATGTGGTCGGTCATGGCGGCGCCGCTGCTGATCGGCACGGACCTGCGCAAGGCGTCGGACGAGACCTACAACATCGTGACCAACAAGGAGGTCATCGCCGTCGACCAGGACCCGCTCGGCAAGCAGGGCACCGTCCTCTCGTCCGACGACGGGCGCTGGGTGGTCGCCAAGGAGATGAAGGACGGCAGCCGGGCCGTGGCGCTCTTCAACGAGTCGGACAGCCCGCAGCGCATCTCCACCACCGCGGCCGCGGCCGGTCTGCCGAAGGCCGCCGCGTACACCGAGCGGGACCTGTGGCAGCACCGGACCTACAGCACCGCCGGAACCCTCTCGGCCACCGTGCCCGCGCACGGCACGGTGCTGCTGCGCGTCGCCGCCGACCGCAAGTGGGCCATGTACCCGCCGGCCGTCGACACCGGCATCAGCGGCCCGCTGCTGGCCGAAGCGGGCAAGGCCATGGGGGTGACCACCACGGTCACCGACCTGGGCCGGCTCCCGGCGCTCCGGGTGAGCGCCTCGCTCACCGGGCCGGCCGGCTGGACCGTGAAGGCCGTCTCCGGGGCTTCAACGCCCGCTGTGCCGGGCGGGAAGTCGCTGCGCACCTCCTGGCAGCTCACCGCTCCCCCGGGGACGCCTGCGGGCGCCTACGATCTCCAGCTGGCTTCGGCGTACCGCTCGCCGGCCGGCGAACACGTCACGTCGGGGCAGCCTGTCCCGGTCCACGTCGTCGTGGCACCGCCGGCGGGGAGCCCGTATCTCAGTGATCTGCCGGAGATATCGTCCACCAACGGCTGGGGCCCGGTGGAGAAGGACACCAGCAACGGCGAGGACCGGGCGGGCGACGGAAAGCCGATGACGATCGGCGGGACCGTGTACGCCAAGGGGCTCGGGGTGCACGCGCCGAGCGCCGTCGAGTACTACACGGGCGGCGCCTGCTCCACGGTGAGCGCCCAGGTGGGGGTCGACGACGAGACGGCCGGCAAGGGAACGGTCACCTTCGAGATCTGGGCCGACGGCAAAAAGGCCGCGTCGACCGGCGTCCTCACCAACGACAAGCCGGCGCAGCCGCTCTCGGCCGATGTGAGCGGCGCGCGGACGGTACGTCTGGTGGTCACCGACGGCGGGGACGGGAACGACTCGGACCACGCCGACTGGGCCGGAGTACGGCTCAGCTGCTGA
- a CDS encoding ROK family protein — translation MHNHLVAALDIGGTKIAGALVDGGGRILVRAQAPTPAKEDGDTVMGAVEQVLDGLAADPRWERVTAVGIGSAGPVDASAGTVSPVNVPGWRDYPLVDRVRGAVGGLPVTLVGDGVAMTAAEHWQGAARGYDNALCMVVSTGVGGGLVLGGTLRPGPSGNAGHIGHISVDLDGDACPCGSRGCVERIASGPNIARRALAGGWRPGPDGDASAAAVAASARAGDRTAVASFERAAQALAAGIAATATLVEIDIAVIGGGVAGAGDVLFVPLRRALRDYATLSFVQQLKVAPALMGNDAGLVGAAAAASLGEPDGAAAGVSS, via the coding sequence ATGCACAACCACCTCGTAGCCGCGCTGGACATCGGCGGCACAAAGATCGCCGGCGCGCTGGTGGACGGCGGGGGGCGGATTCTCGTACGCGCGCAGGCACCGACGCCCGCCAAGGAGGACGGCGACACGGTGATGGGCGCCGTCGAGCAGGTGCTCGACGGGCTCGCGGCGGACCCCCGGTGGGAGCGCGTGACGGCTGTCGGGATCGGCAGTGCCGGGCCCGTCGACGCGTCGGCCGGCACCGTCAGCCCGGTCAACGTGCCTGGCTGGCGTGACTACCCGCTCGTGGACCGGGTGCGCGGCGCGGTGGGCGGTCTTCCCGTCACGCTCGTCGGGGACGGTGTCGCGATGACCGCGGCCGAACACTGGCAGGGCGCGGCCCGCGGGTACGACAACGCGCTCTGCATGGTCGTCTCCACGGGCGTGGGCGGCGGCCTGGTGCTGGGCGGCACGCTGCGCCCCGGCCCCAGCGGCAACGCCGGACACATCGGCCACATCAGTGTCGATCTGGACGGGGACGCCTGTCCGTGCGGTTCGCGCGGCTGCGTCGAGCGCATCGCCAGCGGCCCGAACATCGCCCGCCGGGCACTGGCGGGCGGCTGGCGCCCCGGCCCGGACGGCGACGCCTCCGCCGCCGCGGTCGCCGCTTCGGCGCGGGCCGGCGACCGCACCGCCGTCGCGTCCTTCGAGCGCGCGGCGCAGGCGCTCGCCGCCGGGATCGCCGCCACCGCCACCCTGGTCGAGATCGACATCGCGGTGATCGGCGGGGGAGTGGCGGGCGCGGGCGATGTGCTCTTCGTGCCGCTGCGCCGCGCGCTGCGGGACTACGCCACGCTCTCCTTCGTACAGCAGCTGAAGGTGGCGCCCGCGCTCATGGGCAATGACGCGGGTCTGGTCGGGGCGGCGGCCGCCGCCTCGCTCGGCGAACCGGACGGGGCGGCAGCGGGCGTCAGCAGCTGA
- a CDS encoding LacI family DNA-binding transcriptional regulator: MKDVAARAGVGLKTVSRVVNGEAGVTPDTERRVQEAIEALGFRRNDSARVLRKGRTASIGLVLEDLADPFYGPLNRAVEEVARAHGALLINGSSAEDPEREQELVLALCARRVDGLIVIPAGDDHRYLEPEIAAGVATVFVDRPAGKIDADMVFSDNFGGARDGVAHLIAGGHRRIGFVGDQPRIHTATERLRGYHAAMADGGLDVDDAWVSLGVTEAERVRAAVETLLDGPTPVTAIFAGNNRVTVTAVRVLAEREQQVALVGFDDIELADLLGITVIAQDSAALGRTAAETLFRRLDGADDAPTQKVLPTRLIARGSGEIPPAQRSR; this comes from the coding sequence ATGAAGGATGTCGCCGCGCGCGCCGGAGTCGGCCTCAAGACAGTGTCGCGGGTGGTGAACGGCGAGGCGGGCGTCACGCCCGACACCGAGCGCCGGGTGCAGGAGGCCATCGAGGCCCTCGGCTTCCGCCGCAACGACAGCGCGCGCGTGCTGCGCAAGGGCCGCACCGCGAGCATCGGGCTGGTCCTTGAGGACCTCGCCGACCCCTTCTACGGCCCGCTGAACCGTGCGGTGGAGGAGGTGGCCCGCGCCCACGGCGCACTGCTCATCAACGGTTCCAGCGCCGAGGATCCCGAGCGGGAGCAGGAGCTGGTCCTCGCGCTCTGCGCCCGCCGGGTGGACGGGCTGATCGTGATCCCGGCCGGGGACGACCACCGCTATCTGGAGCCGGAGATCGCCGCCGGGGTCGCCACCGTCTTCGTGGACCGTCCCGCCGGGAAGATCGACGCGGACATGGTGTTCTCGGACAACTTCGGCGGCGCCCGCGACGGCGTCGCCCATCTGATCGCGGGGGGCCACCGCAGGATCGGCTTCGTCGGTGACCAGCCGCGCATCCACACGGCCACCGAGCGCCTGCGCGGCTACCACGCGGCCATGGCGGACGGCGGTCTCGATGTGGACGACGCCTGGGTCTCGCTCGGCGTCACGGAGGCCGAACGGGTGCGTGCCGCGGTGGAGACGCTGCTGGACGGGCCCACTCCGGTCACCGCGATCTTCGCGGGAAACAACCGGGTGACGGTGACCGCCGTGCGCGTCCTGGCCGAGCGGGAACAGCAGGTGGCTCTCGTCGGGTTCGACGACATCGAGCTGGCCGACCTGTTGGGGATCACGGTGATCGCACAGGACTCGGCGGCGCTGGGGCGTACGGCGGCGGAGACCCTCTTCCGCAGGCTGGACGGCGCGGACGACGCACCCACGCAGAAGGTGCTGCCGACCCGGCTCATCGCGCGCGGCTCGGGCGAGATCCCGCCGGCGCAGCGATCACGGTGA
- a CDS encoding DUF6986 family protein — MGQQEKVATSLAGAVSEDISASLVAVDEELASRYPGDPGTRQPVHTVYVPGDAFDAGTIRSWGDQALAALDTHAPDAPSFAGVLGINEDLATAVHDRVRAKLEREPVEDLRIDFEDGYGPRPDTEEDETAARAARLVSEAFANGTAAPYMGIRMKCMEAAVRDRGIRTTDIFLTGLMQAGGLPDGLVLTLPKVTYPEQVTAFVRLLEAFEKTHSLPAGRIGFEIQIETSQSILATDGTAAVARMIGAAEGRATGLHYGTFDYSACLGVSAAHQASDHPAADHAKAVMQVAAAGTGVRVSDGSTNVLPIGTTEHVHEAWRLHYGLTRRALARAYYQGWDMHPAHLPTRYAAVFAFYREGLEPAAARLAAYVAKAGGDVMDEPATAKALSGYLLRGLDCGALDDAEVTQLTGLTRADMEGFSGPRRADLTITAP, encoded by the coding sequence ATGGGTCAGCAGGAGAAGGTGGCAACGAGCCTCGCCGGTGCGGTCAGCGAGGACATCAGCGCTTCCCTGGTCGCGGTCGACGAGGAGCTGGCGAGCCGCTACCCGGGGGACCCGGGCACCCGCCAGCCCGTCCACACCGTGTACGTCCCCGGCGACGCATTCGACGCGGGCACCATCCGCTCCTGGGGCGACCAGGCGCTGGCCGCCCTCGACACACATGCTCCCGACGCCCCCTCCTTCGCCGGGGTTCTCGGCATCAACGAGGACCTCGCCACGGCCGTCCACGACAGGGTGCGGGCGAAGCTGGAGCGCGAGCCCGTCGAGGATCTGCGCATCGACTTCGAGGACGGCTACGGCCCCCGCCCCGACACCGAGGAGGACGAGACCGCGGCCCGCGCCGCCCGGCTGGTCTCCGAGGCGTTCGCCAACGGCACGGCCGCTCCGTACATGGGCATCCGGATGAAGTGCATGGAGGCGGCGGTCCGCGACCGCGGCATCCGCACCACCGACATCTTCCTCACCGGTCTGATGCAGGCGGGCGGGCTGCCCGACGGGCTCGTCCTCACCCTTCCCAAGGTGACCTACCCCGAGCAGGTCACCGCCTTCGTGCGGCTCCTCGAAGCCTTCGAGAAGACGCACAGCCTGCCGGCCGGGCGGATCGGCTTCGAGATCCAGATCGAGACCAGCCAGTCCATCCTCGCCACGGACGGCACCGCGGCCGTCGCCAGGATGATCGGCGCCGCCGAGGGCCGGGCCACCGGACTGCACTACGGCACCTTCGACTACAGCGCGTGCCTCGGCGTCAGCGCCGCCCACCAGGCCAGCGACCACCCGGCGGCCGACCACGCCAAGGCCGTCATGCAGGTCGCGGCGGCGGGTACCGGCGTACGGGTGTCGGACGGCTCGACCAACGTCCTGCCGATCGGCACGACCGAGCACGTGCACGAGGCCTGGCGGCTCCACTACGGCCTGACGCGCCGCGCGCTGGCCCGCGCCTACTACCAGGGCTGGGACATGCACCCGGCGCACCTGCCGACCCGCTACGCCGCCGTCTTCGCCTTCTACCGGGAGGGCCTGGAACCGGCCGCAGCCCGCCTTGCCGCGTACGTGGCGAAGGCCGGCGGCGACGTCATGGACGAGCCGGCGACCGCCAAGGCCCTCAGCGGATATCTGCTGCGGGGCCTCGACTGCGGCGCACTCGACGACGCCGAGGTCACTCAGCTCACCGGCCTGACCCGCGCCGACATGGAGGGCTTCTCGGGACCGCGCCGTGCGGACCTGACCATCACCGCCCCCTGA
- a CDS encoding electron transfer flavoprotein subunit alpha/FixB family protein produces MAEVLVYVDHLDGVVRKPTLELLTLARRIGDPVAVALGAGAPDTATVLAEHGAVKVLTAEAPEFADYLVVPKVDALQAACEAVSPVAVLVPSSAEGKEIAARLAVRIGSGIITDATDLEAGDGGPVATQSAFAASFTTKSRVSKGTPVITVKPNSAPVEAAPAAGSVEALSVSFGEKATGTKVVSRTARESTGRPELTEAAIVVSGGRGVNGAENFHIIEALADSLGAAVGASRAAVDAGWYPHSNQVGQTGKSVSPQLYIANGISGAIQHRAGMQTSKTIVAVNKDAEAPIFDLVDYGIVGDLFQVVPQLTEEITTRKG; encoded by the coding sequence ATGGCTGAAGTTCTCGTCTATGTCGATCACCTCGACGGTGTTGTCCGCAAGCCCACTCTGGAGCTTCTGACGCTGGCGCGCCGGATCGGTGATCCGGTCGCTGTCGCGCTGGGCGCCGGTGCCCCCGACACGGCTACCGTGCTGGCTGAGCATGGTGCGGTGAAGGTCCTGACCGCTGAGGCTCCCGAGTTCGCCGACTATCTGGTCGTGCCGAAGGTGGACGCCCTGCAGGCCGCGTGTGAGGCGGTGTCGCCGGTCGCGGTGCTGGTTCCGTCGTCGGCCGAGGGCAAGGAGATCGCTGCGCGTCTCGCGGTGCGTATCGGCTCCGGGATCATCACTGATGCCACCGATCTGGAGGCCGGTGACGGTGGCCCGGTCGCCACGCAGTCGGCGTTCGCCGCGTCGTTCACGACCAAGTCCCGTGTCTCCAAGGGCACTCCGGTGATCACGGTCAAGCCGAACTCGGCGCCGGTCGAGGCGGCCCCGGCCGCGGGCTCGGTGGAGGCGCTGAGCGTGTCCTTCGGTGAGAAGGCCACCGGTACGAAGGTCGTCTCGCGTACTGCGCGGGAGTCGACCGGGCGTCCGGAGCTGACCGAGGCCGCGATCGTGGTCTCGGGCGGGCGTGGGGTCAACGGTGCGGAGAACTTCCACATCATCGAGGCGCTCGCCGACTCGCTCGGTGCCGCTGTCGGTGCTTCGCGCGCGGCGGTGGACGCGGGCTGGTACCCGCACTCCAACCAGGTCGGCCAGACCGGCAAGTCGGTATCCCCGCAGCTCTACATCGCCAACGGTATCTCCGGCGCGATCCAGCACCGGGCCGGTATGCAGACCTCGAAGACCATCGTCGCCGTCAACAAGGACGCCGAAGCCCCGATCTTCGACCTCGTCGACTACGGCATCGTCGGCGACCTCTTCCAGGTCGTCCCGCAACTCACCGAAGAGATCACCACCCGCAAGGGCTGA
- a CDS encoding electron transfer flavoprotein subunit beta/FixA family protein, whose amino-acid sequence MSLRIVVCVKYVPDATGDRHFADDLTLDREDVDGLLSELDEYAVEQALQIAGEADDAEITVLTVGPEDAKDALRKALSMGADKAVHVEDDDLHGTDVMGTSLVLAKAIEKTGYDLVVCGMASTDGTMGVLPALLAERLGVPQVTLLSEVSVDGTTVRGRRDGDTASEQLEASLPAVVSVTDQSGEARYPSFKGIMAAKKKPVQSLDLEDLDLEAGVVGLEGAWTRVDSAAQRPARTAGTIVKDEGEGGKQLAEYLAGQKFI is encoded by the coding sequence GTGAGCTTGAGGATCGTTGTCTGTGTGAAGTACGTGCCCGATGCCACTGGTGACCGGCATTTCGCCGATGACCTGACGCTGGACCGTGAGGATGTCGACGGGCTGCTGTCGGAGCTCGACGAGTACGCGGTGGAGCAGGCGCTCCAGATCGCGGGCGAGGCCGACGACGCGGAGATCACTGTTCTGACGGTGGGTCCTGAGGATGCGAAGGACGCGTTGCGCAAGGCGTTGTCGATGGGTGCGGACAAGGCTGTTCATGTCGAGGACGACGATCTGCACGGTACGGATGTGATGGGTACGTCGCTGGTGCTGGCGAAGGCGATCGAGAAGACCGGGTATGACCTGGTGGTCTGTGGGATGGCGTCGACGGACGGCACGATGGGTGTGCTTCCGGCGCTGCTCGCCGAGCGGCTCGGGGTTCCGCAGGTGACGCTGCTGTCGGAGGTGTCGGTCGATGGCACTACGGTCAGGGGTCGTCGTGACGGTGACACGGCCAGTGAGCAGCTGGAGGCGTCGCTGCCGGCTGTGGTGTCGGTGACGGACCAGTCGGGTGAGGCCCGCTATCCGTCGTTCAAGGGGATCATGGCGGCGAAGAAGAAGCCGGTTCAGTCGCTGGATCTGGAGGATCTGGACCTGGAGGCCGGTGTGGTGGGTCTGGAGGGTGCGTGGACCCGGGTCGATTCGGCGGCGCAGCGTCCGGCGCGTACCGCGGGCACGATCGTCAAGGACGAGGGCGAGGGCGGCAAGCAGCTGGCTGAGTACCTCGCGGGCCAGAAGTTCATCTGA
- a CDS encoding flavin reductase family protein produces MTTTPTPTPTPTSIPASTTSAARTAPAAATDSVADPLAAPALLRSVFRRHASGVAVVTAAGERPVGFTATSLNSVAAEPPLISFGVGTGSSSWPVVARAEHIGVHILGEHQQELAATFARSGADRFAAPTDWRSGPEGVPLLDGVLAWLVCRVVARVPAGDHRIVIAEVVTGDPAGAGRPLLYHQGRFNALRD; encoded by the coding sequence ATGACGACGACGCCCACACCGACCCCCACGCCGACATCGATACCGGCATCGACGACGTCCGCGGCGCGGACCGCCCCGGCGGCTGCCACGGATTCCGTCGCCGACCCGCTCGCCGCCCCCGCACTGCTCCGCTCGGTCTTCCGCCGTCACGCGTCCGGTGTCGCGGTGGTCACCGCGGCCGGTGAGCGGCCGGTGGGTTTCACCGCCACCTCCCTGAACTCCGTCGCCGCCGAGCCGCCGCTCATCTCCTTCGGCGTCGGCACGGGCTCGTCGAGCTGGCCGGTGGTGGCCCGAGCCGAACACATCGGGGTCCACATACTCGGCGAGCACCAGCAGGAACTGGCCGCCACCTTCGCGCGCAGCGGCGCCGACCGGTTCGCCGCGCCCACCGACTGGCGCAGTGGCCCCGAGGGTGTGCCGCTGCTGGACGGCGTACTGGCCTGGCTGGTCTGCCGGGTGGTGGCGCGGGTTCCCGCCGGGGACCACCGCATCGTGATCGCCGAGGTCGTCACCGGCGATCCGGCCGGGGCCGGGCGCCCGCTCCTCTACCACCAGGGCCGCTTCAACGCTCTGCGGGACTGA
- a CDS encoding TlpA family protein disulfide reductase, whose translation MDRTASGRYGGGGTESDVRGQDGERRLGAAELGEELGERATLVQFSTAFCRPCRATWRTLREVADMVDGVTHVELDAEARLGLVRELDILRTPTVLVLDAQGRIVRRASGQPRKADVIAALGQAV comes from the coding sequence GTGGACCGTACGGCTTCCGGCCGGTACGGCGGCGGAGGAACGGAGAGCGACGTGCGCGGGCAGGACGGCGAAAGGCGGCTCGGGGCCGCGGAGTTGGGCGAGGAGCTGGGGGAGCGGGCGACGCTCGTCCAGTTCTCCACTGCCTTCTGCCGGCCCTGCCGGGCCACCTGGCGGACGCTGCGGGAGGTGGCCGACATGGTCGACGGTGTCACTCATGTCGAGCTCGATGCGGAGGCCCGGCTCGGACTCGTACGGGAGCTGGACATCCTCAGGACCCCCACGGTGCTGGTGCTCGACGCGCAGGGCCGGATCGTCCGCCGGGCGTCCGGCCAGCCGCGCAAGGCGGATGTCATCGCCGCCCTGGGACAGGCGGTCTGA